One genomic region from Salvia hispanica cultivar TCC Black 2014 chromosome 2, UniMelb_Shisp_WGS_1.0, whole genome shotgun sequence encodes:
- the LOC125207804 gene encoding probable 2-oxoglutarate-dependent dioxygenase SLC1: MSPAMEISTGSDDSSENLYQKGVKTMYENGIEHVPSKYVLPASERPNVSSPEAELGDLRLPVIDFAHLQGPNRRQALESLAYACEHFGFFQLVNHGIAEEVTEKMVNVGKRFFEMPLWEREKYMTGDMNAPVRYGTSFNQNRDGVFCWRDFLKLICHPLPELLPHWPSSPIDLRESAANYAEETRALYMVVVEAIVESLGLNKREESIMKEMEDGSQLIVVNCYPPCPQPDLTVGMPPHSDYGFLTLLLQDDVEGLQILHKHCWLTVRPIPGSFVVNVGDHLEIFSNGRYKSVLHRVLVNSTNCRISVASLLSFPFTSTVRPAAGLITPTNPRRYKDTDFATFLDYIKSSDSKNKNFLHSRTVVLN; this comes from the exons ATGTCTCCAGCAATGGAAATATCGACGGGGAGCGACGATTCATCGGAAAATTTGTATCAGAAAGGAGTCAAAACCATGTACGAGAACGGAATCGAGCATGTTCCAAGCAAGTACGTGCTTCCAGCTTCCGAGCGTCCGAATGTATCAAGCCCTGAGGCTGAGCTTGGCGATCTTCGCCTTCCCGTTATCGATTTTGCTCACTTGCAAGGCCCCAACCGCCGCCAGGCCCTTGAATCCCTCGCCTATGCTTGCGAACACTTTGGCTTTTTTCAG ctTGTGAATCATGGAATTGCGGAGGAGGTGACGGAGAAGATGGTGAATGTGGGCAAGAGATTCTTCGAGATGCCGTTGTGGGAGAGGGAGAAGTACATGACAGGTGATATGAACGCGCCGGTGCGTTACGGCACCAGCTTCAATCAGAACCGCGACGGCGTGTTTTGCTGGAGGGATTTTCTCAAGCTTATTTGTCACCCGCTGCCCGAGCTCCTCCCTCATTGGCCATCTTCCCCAATCGACTTGAG GGAGTCAGCGGCAAATTATGCGGAAGAAACAAGAGCATTGTatatggtggtggtggaggcgATTGTGGAGAGCCTAGGGCTGAACAAGAGAGAGGAATCAATTATGAAAGAGATGGAAGATGGAAGCCAACTGATAGTGGTGAACTGCTACCCGCCATGCCCGCAGCCTGATTTGACAGTTGGAATGCCACCTCACTCCGACTACGGGTTCCTCACCCTCCTACTCCAGGATGACGTCGAGGGCTTGCAGATTCTACACAAGCATTGTTGGCTCACCGTTCGTCCCATCCCTGGATCCTTCGTTGTCAATGTCGGCGACCACCTCGAG ATATTCAGCAATGGGAGGTACAAGAGCGTGTTGCATAGAGTGTTGGTGAATTCCACAAACTGCAGGATTTCAGTGGCTTCTTTGCTGAGTTTCCCCTTCACCTCCACGGTGAGACCGGCGGCCGGCCTCATTACTCCGACCAATCCTAGGCGCTATAAAGACACCGATTTTGCTACTTTCCTAGACTATATCAAATCTTCCGACTCCAAAAACAAGAATTTCCTCCACTCCAGGACCGTTGTTTTAAACTAG